From one Rhopalosiphum padi isolate XX-2018 chromosome 2, ASM2088224v1, whole genome shotgun sequence genomic stretch:
- the LOC132920477 gene encoding uncharacterized protein LOC132920477 — protein sequence MNSLRICFCLFLTVGWAWSLPSGMDSQSVGHNSIQAKEDLLEGIYSDCINKGSVSCIKYKLFAYVDKALNKDEINLTQGVTVVRSAGSPGDGAPRSLDGGDEQPKDMESLVVKRVVRYLNEHSIKVDIKGADMVNAVSRTGKSISDMVSQLIGDDEEVDSSEENRGIKKKKKSKHVLLHLLTLLKIKMAAILPFAIGKIALIAGKALLFGKIALVLSLIVVLQKILSKQHEKTVTYEVIPQHHHEVHGGHDSYGSAGAADIPSGGYGGGYGGGSSSGSGWGRSIDSQQMAYSAQAPQTSQ from the exons ATGAACTCCTTGAGGATATGTTTTTGCTTATTTTTGACCGTCGGATGGGCATGGAGCTTACCATCCGGTATGGACTCCCAATCCGTCGGCCACAACTCCATTCAGGCTAAAGAGGATTTATTGGAAGGCATCTACAGCGACTGCATTAACAAAGGCTCCGTGTCATGCATCAAGTACAAGTTATTCGCTTACGTCGACAAGGCATTAAACAAGGACGAGATAAACTTGACCCAAGGAGTGACAGTGGTCAGGTCCGCTGGAAGCCCAGGAGACGGTGCCCCACGATCATTGGACGGTGGAGATGAACAACCCAAGGACATGGAATCCCTGGTCGTCAAACGCGTCGTACGTTATTTGAACGAACACTCCATCAAGGTCGACATCAAGGGAGCCGATATGGTCAACGCCGTGTCCAGAACTGGAAAGTCCATCAGCGATATGGTCAGCCAATTGATCGGAGACGACGAAGAAGTTGACTCGTCCGAAGAAAACCGTGGAATCAAGAAGA AGAAGAAGAGCAAGCACGTGCTCCTGCATCTGTTGACCCTCCTCAAGATCAAAATGGCCGCCATCCTTCCATTCGCCATCGGTAAGATTGCCCTGATCGCCGGTAAGGCTTTGTTGTTCGGCAAGATCGCTTTGGTCCTGTCCTTGATCGTTGTCCTGCAAAAGATTCTCAGCAAACAACACGAGAAGACCGTCACATACGAGGTGATCCCACAACACCACCACGAAGTTCACGGAGGACACGACTCATACGGTAGTGCCGGCGCTGCCGACATCCCATCCGGCGGATACGGCGGTGGCTACGGAGGTGGTTCATCAAGCGGCAGCGGTTGGGGACGCAGCATCGACTCCCAACAAATGGCCTACAGCGCCCAAGCACCGCAGACTTCTCAATAA
- the LOC132919648 gene encoding uncharacterized protein LOC132919648: MSAFKFGLVVLSACVCLASADPIPAAAARQDDGCTGNQDSFACAQMQFYRAARSFFDQDKVDLLGGLSLVKTEKKGRSLAENTEDINNVENAKDANDRETALEDFTMHKVMRFFQERTLHWNLSPIVTEVSETARSVVDQIPTQFKSKITNYIEEGRGLLKKKKFLKHLIPLLIALKVKLSAFVVIAYVVIALIAKKALLASVISLLVSGFIGIRKLLAAQHHVPHHEVIETHAGHSSYGSSAPSGYSASSSGWDSYGGGHDAHGSYSNNVGQTLAYGGQKPAAR; encoded by the exons ATGAGTGCGTTTAAGTTCGGATTAGTAGTGTTATCGGCATGCGTGTGCTTGGCTTCGGCCGATCCGATCCCCGCAGCGGCGGCAAGACAAGACGATGGATGCACCGGCAACCAGGACTCGTTCGCATGCGCACAAATGCAATTCTACCGTGCTGCCCGATCTTTCTTCGACCAAGACAAGGTCGATTTGTTAGGAGGATTGTCGCTTGTCAAGACCGAGAAGAAAGGTAGGTCCCTTGCTGAGAATACCGAAGATATCAACAACGTAGAGAACGCCAAGGACGCCAATGACCGTGAAACCGCACTCGAAGACTTCACCATGCACAAGGTAATGCGTTTCTTCCAAGAAAGAACTCTCCACTGGAACTTGTCGCCAATCGTCACCGAAGTGTCCGAAACCGCCCGCAGCGTCGTTGACCAAATCCCAACTCAATTCAAATCCAAAATCACCAACTACATCGAAGAAG GTCGTGGTCTGCTCAAGAAGAAGAAGTTCTTGAAACATCTTATCCCACTCTTGATCGCTCTTAAAGTCAAATTATCCGCCTTTGTTGTCATCGCCTACGTCGTCATCGCTTTGATCGCCAAGAAGGCTCTGTTAGCCAGCGTCATCTCTCTGCTCGTTTCCGGATTCATTGGTATCAGAAAATTGTTGGCCGCTCAACACCACGTACCTCACCATGAAGTG ATCGAGACACACGCCGGACACAGCAGCTACGGTAGCAGCGCCCCAAGCGGTTACAGCGCATCCAGCTCCGGATGGGACAGCTACGGAGGAGGACACGACGCCCACGGATCATACTCCAACAACGTTGGCCAGACCTTGGCCTACGGTGGACAAAAGCCAGCTGCCAGATAG